The Algoriphagus sanaruensis genome window below encodes:
- a CDS encoding fructosamine kinase family protein gives MLDPTPTYEHILFTTLGSNCRLKSAQLIAAGNFNQGIHLLTSSGDFFLKLNFDHERNILQKEAEGLEFLTHSTFLKIPQTFGQGRVEDYNYLLTEFISSGRPNSEYWEDLGFGLANLHLNHHKHFGLDSDNFIATLTQKNIQLDNWIDFFIENRLEPQLGKAYFDGLIPLDFVKKFQSIYPQLDSIFPKEKPSLLHGDLWTGNVLCTTSGSPCLIDPAVYFGHREMDLAFSRLFGGFDAKFYDAYESLLPLEPGFESRMGIYNLYPLLVHLNLFGTAYLPGIEKTIKRFQV, from the coding sequence ATGCTTGACCCCACCCCAACGTATGAGCACATTCTGTTCACTACTTTGGGAAGCAACTGTCGATTAAAATCCGCTCAACTTATTGCCGCAGGAAATTTTAATCAGGGCATTCATCTTCTCACCTCGTCCGGAGATTTTTTTCTCAAGCTCAATTTTGATCATGAGCGAAACATCCTTCAAAAAGAAGCCGAAGGTTTAGAGTTTCTTACTCATTCCACTTTCCTGAAAATCCCCCAAACCTTTGGCCAAGGCCGTGTAGAAGATTACAACTATCTGCTAACTGAGTTTATTTCTTCCGGCAGACCCAATTCCGAATATTGGGAGGATTTAGGCTTTGGTCTGGCAAACTTGCACCTCAATCACCACAAACATTTCGGTCTGGACTCAGACAATTTTATCGCGACCCTGACTCAAAAGAATATTCAGCTGGACAATTGGATCGATTTTTTTATCGAAAATAGACTTGAACCGCAACTAGGCAAAGCCTATTTCGATGGTTTAATTCCTTTGGATTTTGTGAAGAAATTCCAATCCATCTATCCCCAACTTGATTCCATTTTTCCTAAGGAAAAACCATCCCTTTTGCATGGTGATCTCTGGACAGGAAATGTACTATGTACGACTTCAGGAAGCCCATGCCTCATTGATCCAGCGGTATATTTTGGACATCGAGAAATGGATCTCGCTTTCTCACGCCTCTTTGGGGGATTTGATGCAAAATTTTATGATGCCTATGAATCTTTGCTTCCCTTGGAGCCTGGATTTGAATCTAGAATGGGCATCTATAATTTATACCCACTTTTGGTCCATTTAAATCTTTTCGGAACAGCCTACCTACCCGGAATTGAAAAAACAATCAAGCGATTTCAAGTATGA
- a CDS encoding GNAT family N-acetyltransferase, translated as MSQLIRDYRTEDAPFLQKIINDSILYTSHNYDYHPKSLEEVAELFSEKTRGGFPVLVLEIDGEPSGYASYGKFRAKPGYARTLEHSIYLNEKAQGKGLGSEMMHQLIEKAKAQDYHMMIAGMDSENLGSYRFHQRLGFVETARMPEVSYKFGKWLTLVFMQLKLG; from the coding sequence ATGAGCCAGCTAATTAGAGACTATCGCACCGAGGATGCTCCCTTCCTCCAAAAAATCATCAATGATTCGATCCTTTACACCTCTCATAATTATGACTATCATCCTAAATCATTGGAGGAAGTAGCAGAATTATTTTCAGAAAAAACTCGAGGAGGATTCCCTGTTTTGGTGCTTGAAATTGACGGAGAACCATCGGGCTATGCCTCCTATGGGAAATTTCGAGCAAAACCTGGGTATGCCCGAACGCTAGAGCATTCCATTTATCTCAATGAAAAAGCCCAAGGGAAAGGCTTGGGCTCTGAAATGATGCATCAATTAATCGAGAAAGCTAAGGCTCAAGATTACCATATGATGATAGCCGGAATGGATTCAGAAAATCTGGGTAGCTATCGCTTTCATCAGCGACTGGGATTTGTGGAAACAGCTCGGATGCCAGAGGTCTCGTATAAATTTGGTAAATGGCTGACCTTGGTATTTATGCAACTGAAACTTGGGTAA
- a CDS encoding Gfo/Idh/MocA family protein, whose translation MNSRRDFLQKAGISTLAISLPFSEALSAIHLEREDKVLRVAIMGLGSYGTRVAEAMKDCKRAKLVGVISGTPSKIEAWQQKYGIPAKNCYNYENYHLIKDNPDIDAVYVITPNSLHKPHSIGVAKAGKHVICEKPMALNAEEGREMIAACKAAGVHLLVGYRMHFEAKTLEVVKMQRAGEFGKTLFFQGLSGFMIGDPTQWRLNRDLAGGGSMMDIGVYSINGARYMLGEEPIWVTAQEVKTDPVKFKQGVDETITFQMGFPSGAVASCLSTYSMNNLDKFFLNGTKGFAEMQPSTGYGPIQAKTNKGPIEADHVTHQTTQMDEMAAIILDGKKPIIPVDGEEGLKDLVIVDAIYEAVRTGARISLI comes from the coding sequence ATGAATTCAAGACGCGATTTTCTTCAAAAAGCTGGAATTTCAACTTTAGCGATAAGTCTTCCATTTTCAGAGGCCCTTTCTGCAATCCATTTGGAGCGGGAGGATAAAGTTCTTCGAGTCGCAATTATGGGTTTGGGGAGTTATGGAACCCGGGTAGCCGAGGCGATGAAAGATTGTAAACGAGCCAAACTTGTCGGCGTCATCAGTGGGACACCTTCCAAAATTGAAGCTTGGCAACAGAAGTATGGTATTCCAGCCAAAAACTGCTACAACTACGAAAATTATCATCTAATCAAGGATAATCCAGACATTGATGCCGTCTATGTCATTACTCCAAATTCGCTTCATAAACCCCATTCCATAGGGGTAGCAAAAGCTGGAAAGCATGTCATCTGTGAAAAACCGATGGCGCTCAACGCTGAAGAGGGACGCGAGATGATTGCTGCATGCAAGGCTGCTGGAGTTCATTTATTGGTAGGGTATCGGATGCATTTCGAAGCGAAGACCTTGGAAGTGGTCAAAATGCAACGGGCAGGAGAGTTTGGCAAAACGTTATTTTTCCAAGGATTGAGTGGATTTATGATTGGTGATCCTACCCAATGGAGACTTAATAGGGACTTGGCAGGTGGAGGCTCGATGATGGATATTGGAGTTTATTCGATCAATGGTGCCCGATACATGTTGGGTGAGGAGCCGATCTGGGTGACAGCGCAAGAAGTGAAGACTGACCCGGTGAAGTTTAAGCAGGGAGTAGATGAGACGATTACGTTTCAAATGGGATTTCCTTCCGGCGCAGTAGCCTCGTGTTTATCCACCTACTCGATGAATAATTTGGATAAGTTTTTCCTTAATGGAACCAAAGGTTTTGCTGAGATGCAGCCATCCACTGGCTATGGCCCAATCCAAGCCAAAACCAACAAAGGACCGATCGAAGCAGACCACGTTACACACCAAACCACGCAAATGGATGAAATGGCTGCCATAATTTTAGATGGGAAAAAGCCAATTATTCCTGTAGATGGAGAGGAAGGATTGAAAGATTTGGTGATTGTGGATGCGATCTATGAGGCGGTAAGAACTGGGGCTAGAATCAGCTTGATCTAG
- a CDS encoding aspartate kinase, translating to MTKTLVFKFGGASVKDSSAIKNLSEILRNRLRKNMIIVVSAMGKTTNALESILAEKLSLKDYSVNSTKIKDFHFSICSELFPEAHPIFAQLQNLFSQLEQELLSPLSQENYDEYYDRIVSYGELISSRIVSEYLCAQELIVVWKDAREVICTDSDFRFAKINWEKTKLTCQKSWKPILENFPILTQGFIGKDAKGRTTTLGREGSDFTAAILGTSLEAGSVTIWKDVPGVLNADPKLFPNTSKFDELGYKEAAEMTYFGASVIHPKTIKPLANAGIPLFVKSFLDPEASGTKIHESAASHEIPAIVLKKDQILISLKVTDFTFIEEKHIHRIYEQLQALKLRVNMLQLSAISVSIVIDAHLFKLDQLLSRLQSEFEIRYNEGLELLTILKQKSEEIPSLLQGYEVLLEQSTRNTFQAVRRKVETKDI from the coding sequence ATGACAAAAACATTGGTTTTTAAATTTGGAGGAGCTTCGGTCAAAGATAGTTCTGCAATCAAAAATTTATCAGAAATTCTCCGTAATCGATTGCGAAAAAATATGATCATCGTGGTTTCAGCGATGGGAAAAACCACAAACGCTCTCGAGTCTATTCTAGCGGAGAAGCTTTCATTGAAAGACTATTCTGTAAATAGTACAAAAATTAAAGACTTTCATTTTTCAATTTGTAGCGAGTTGTTTCCAGAGGCTCATCCAATTTTTGCACAGCTACAAAACTTATTTTCCCAATTGGAGCAGGAATTGTTAAGTCCGCTTAGCCAAGAAAATTACGATGAGTATTACGATCGAATCGTGTCTTATGGGGAATTGATTTCTTCCAGAATCGTGTCCGAATACCTTTGTGCTCAGGAGTTGATTGTGGTTTGGAAGGATGCACGTGAGGTAATTTGTACCGATTCAGACTTTCGATTTGCTAAAATCAACTGGGAAAAGACCAAGCTGACTTGCCAAAAATCTTGGAAGCCTATTTTGGAGAATTTTCCGATTTTGACCCAAGGGTTTATCGGCAAGGATGCAAAAGGTAGGACTACTACCCTAGGAAGAGAGGGATCAGATTTTACAGCAGCCATTTTGGGGACAAGCCTCGAAGCTGGGTCCGTGACTATTTGGAAGGACGTGCCTGGAGTGTTAAACGCTGACCCCAAACTTTTTCCGAATACGAGCAAGTTTGACGAATTAGGTTATAAAGAGGCTGCTGAGATGACTTATTTTGGGGCTTCGGTAATTCATCCTAAAACCATCAAACCGCTTGCAAATGCAGGAATTCCCCTATTTGTCAAATCATTTTTAGACCCAGAAGCGTCAGGAACCAAAATTCATGAATCAGCTGCTTCTCATGAAATTCCCGCGATCGTTCTGAAAAAGGATCAAATTTTGATCAGTTTGAAGGTTACCGATTTTACCTTCATAGAAGAGAAACATATCCACCGCATTTATGAGCAGTTGCAAGCTCTAAAGCTCCGCGTGAATATGCTACAACTTTCGGCTATTTCCGTTTCGATTGTTATCGATGCGCATTTGTTCAAATTAGATCAGTTGCTTTCTAGACTTCAAAGTGAATTTGAAATCCGGTACAATGAAGGCTTGGAATTACTGACTATTCTCAAGCAAAAATCTGAAGAAATCCCCTCCCTTTTGCAAGGATATGAGGTCCTTTTGGAGCAGTCCACTCGAAATACCTTTCAGGCCGTTCGAAGAAAAGTGGAAACAAAGGACATTTGA
- the fbp gene encoding class 1 fructose-bisphosphatase, with amino-acid sequence MNSLPYQADHSPLAYSVGITLDRFIKLKQGDFPFASGELSQLLRDIALAAKIVNRETNRAGLANIGGAFGQTNSHGEEQQKLDVIANIRFIRALSKGGEVCAIVSEEEDAVIDLQNTSGKYVVAIDPLDGSSNIDVNISIGTIFSIYRRKSPVGQPIEQKDIMQPGHQQVAAGYVLYGSSTMLVYTTGNGVNGFTYENSLGEFFLSHPDIKAPLDGEIYSINEGLEHEWEPGIKSFIHTCKTQKLQSRYIGSLVADFHRNLLKGGIYLYPSTLKNPSGKLRLLYEANALAFIIEQAGGLASDGKRRILDIQANSLHQRTPLLIGSRNLVHEALINLNIKQVQIEW; translated from the coding sequence ATGAACAGTTTACCTTATCAGGCTGATCACAGCCCTTTAGCCTACTCGGTTGGAATTACTTTAGACCGATTTATCAAATTAAAACAAGGCGATTTCCCCTTTGCTTCAGGAGAACTTTCCCAGCTTCTTCGTGACATCGCCTTGGCAGCGAAGATAGTCAATCGGGAAACCAATCGAGCTGGCCTTGCCAACATTGGAGGTGCCTTTGGGCAAACCAACAGTCACGGAGAAGAACAACAAAAACTGGATGTGATTGCCAACATTCGGTTTATCCGTGCATTGAGCAAGGGAGGCGAAGTTTGTGCCATTGTTTCCGAGGAAGAAGACGCCGTCATAGACTTGCAAAATACCTCCGGAAAATATGTGGTCGCAATTGATCCCCTAGATGGGAGCTCTAATATTGATGTCAACATCAGTATTGGAACCATTTTTTCAATCTACAGAAGGAAAAGTCCAGTGGGACAACCGATTGAGCAGAAAGACATCATGCAGCCCGGCCATCAACAAGTCGCTGCTGGCTATGTGCTTTATGGATCATCGACCATGTTGGTATACACCACAGGAAATGGAGTCAATGGCTTTACGTATGAAAACAGCCTTGGGGAATTTTTCCTGTCTCATCCGGATATCAAAGCACCACTCGATGGAGAAATCTATTCGATCAATGAAGGATTAGAACACGAGTGGGAACCTGGCATTAAATCTTTCATTCATACCTGTAAAACTCAAAAACTCCAATCCAGGTACATCGGAAGCCTAGTCGCTGATTTTCATCGAAACTTACTCAAGGGCGGAATTTATCTTTATCCCTCCACCCTCAAAAACCCTTCTGGAAAACTCCGCCTACTTTATGAGGCAAATGCATTGGCCTTTATTATTGAACAAGCTGGAGGACTAGCCTCGGATGGAAAAAGAAGAATATTGGATATCCAAGCAAATTCACTGCACCAAAGAACTCCTCTTCTAATTGGGTCTAGAAATCTAGTTCATGAAGCCTTGATTAATTTGAATATCAAACAAGTCCAAATCGAATGGTGA
- a CDS encoding PQQ-dependent sugar dehydrogenase yields the protein MLFNKNYLSLTLIAGAISIWTSCGPKEQEQVIDERFATQTEKLLIKVDTVHSGLENPWGMTWLADGRMLVTERKGEILIFKDDKFTGEKIQGLPPVHNVNQAGLLDIAVHPKHAENGWIYIAYAKHFEDSTGATTIMRFKLDGNTAVNQEELIVAGPSWKGGRHFGSRIVFDSEGYLYFSNGDKGNIPMNAQNLNNAHGKVHRIMDDGTIPSDNPFTDSLGNVSSIWSYGNRNPQGLYFDKANNRLWEVEHGPMGGDELNIIEKGKNYGWPVITYGINYDGTPITEITEKEGMEQPVHYWVPSIATCGLTVVTSDRYPTWKGNVLVAALAKQHIARVELDGTTYVGEEKLLQDIGRVRQVAESPDGYIYAITELTGLVIKLLPIR from the coding sequence ATGCTTTTCAACAAAAACTATCTTTCTTTAACGCTAATCGCTGGAGCTATTTCCATTTGGACTTCATGTGGTCCAAAGGAGCAAGAGCAAGTGATCGATGAGCGCTTTGCCACACAGACGGAAAAGCTTTTGATCAAAGTAGATACCGTTCACAGTGGATTAGAAAATCCTTGGGGAATGACTTGGCTTGCCGATGGCAGAATGCTAGTCACTGAACGCAAAGGTGAAATCCTGATTTTCAAGGACGATAAATTCACCGGAGAAAAAATTCAAGGGCTTCCTCCTGTTCATAACGTCAATCAAGCTGGCCTTTTGGATATTGCAGTCCATCCAAAGCACGCTGAAAATGGCTGGATTTACATTGCCTATGCCAAGCATTTCGAGGACAGCACAGGAGCAACCACCATTATGCGCTTCAAACTGGATGGAAATACGGCCGTAAATCAAGAAGAATTGATCGTGGCTGGTCCATCCTGGAAAGGGGGACGACATTTTGGAAGCCGAATTGTTTTTGACAGTGAAGGCTATCTCTATTTTTCCAACGGTGACAAAGGAAATATTCCTATGAATGCGCAGAATCTGAACAATGCGCATGGCAAAGTGCATCGAATCATGGATGATGGCACAATTCCTTCAGACAATCCATTTACCGATTCCTTGGGAAATGTAAGTTCAATCTGGTCCTATGGAAATAGAAATCCCCAAGGGCTCTATTTTGACAAGGCTAATAATCGTCTATGGGAAGTAGAACATGGTCCTATGGGTGGTGATGAACTTAATATCATTGAAAAAGGAAAAAATTATGGCTGGCCTGTGATTACCTACGGCATCAATTACGATGGAACGCCAATCACTGAAATCACCGAAAAAGAAGGCATGGAGCAGCCAGTTCATTATTGGGTTCCTTCGATTGCTACTTGCGGGTTGACCGTGGTGACTTCAGATCGCTATCCTACCTGGAAAGGAAATGTCTTAGTTGCAGCACTAGCAAAACAGCATATCGCTCGGGTGGAACTTGATGGAACTACCTACGTTGGTGAAGAAAAATTACTTCAGGATATTGGCCGAGTGCGCCAAGTGGCTGAAAGTCCGGATGGCTATATTTATGCAATTACCGAATTGACTGGATTGGTGATCAAACTACTCCCGATCCGTTAA
- a CDS encoding NAD(P)H-dependent glycerol-3-phosphate dehydrogenase, translated as MASKNSSKQKLIGVVGAGSFGVAIANMLAEKNEVMLYARKEEVIEEINQEHSASGRPLHESIRGTFSAEELCQSCEVLFFMIPSSAFLEVVRKFAPYLYPYHLIIHGTKGLAINLPEGKTLESVQSLKRSQILTMSEVILQETVAVRVGCLAGPNISKELSLGQPAATVVASRYNEVILEGQKLLRSERFQVYGNSDIIGVELSGVLKNIIAIAAGALAGLGLGENAKGLLISRGMVEMVHLSKALGGSVQSVIGLAGVGDLVTTCNSVDSRNFTVGYRLAKGETLDQILETMEEVAEGVNTIRVINAFLKTAGIRAPITENLHRVLFEDLSIEESLQFLMKYPFSVDVDFV; from the coding sequence ATGGCCTCGAAAAACTCTTCTAAGCAGAAACTCATCGGTGTCGTGGGTGCTGGTAGCTTCGGGGTTGCCATTGCCAATATGCTTGCAGAAAAAAACGAGGTGATGCTCTATGCACGCAAAGAAGAAGTCATCGAAGAAATCAATCAAGAGCATAGCGCCTCAGGGAGACCTTTGCATGAAAGTATCCGAGGTACTTTTTCAGCGGAGGAATTGTGCCAATCTTGCGAGGTCCTCTTTTTTATGATTCCTTCATCGGCATTCTTGGAAGTAGTTCGAAAGTTTGCTCCTTATTTATACCCCTATCATTTGATTATTCATGGGACGAAGGGCTTGGCGATCAATTTACCGGAAGGAAAAACCTTGGAGTCTGTTCAATCGCTGAAGCGAAGTCAGATCCTAACCATGAGTGAAGTCATTTTGCAAGAAACAGTAGCTGTTCGCGTGGGCTGTCTTGCAGGACCAAACATTTCCAAAGAGCTAAGTCTCGGGCAGCCTGCAGCCACAGTAGTAGCGAGTAGATACAATGAGGTGATCCTCGAAGGGCAAAAACTCCTCAGATCAGAGCGCTTTCAGGTGTATGGTAATTCTGATATTATTGGCGTTGAGCTAAGTGGAGTGTTGAAAAACATCATTGCCATTGCAGCTGGAGCCTTAGCTGGACTAGGTCTGGGAGAAAATGCAAAAGGTTTGTTGATCTCGAGAGGGATGGTCGAAATGGTGCATTTGAGCAAGGCCTTGGGAGGAAGCGTTCAGTCGGTAATCGGTTTGGCAGGAGTGGGGGATTTGGTGACTACTTGTAATTCTGTTGACTCCCGAAACTTTACCGTTGGATATCGCTTGGCAAAGGGAGAGACGCTAGATCAGATTTTGGAAACCATGGAAGAAGTGGCGGAAGGGGTAAATACCATCCGGGTGATCAATGCTTTTTTGAAAACTGCCGGAATTCGAGCACCAATTACCGAGAACCTCCATCGTGTTTTGTTTGAAGATTTGTCGATCGAGGAATCTTTGCAGTTTTTAATGAAATACCCCTTTAGTGTTGACGTGGATTTTGTATAA
- a CDS encoding 1-acyl-sn-glycerol-3-phosphate acyltransferase encodes MEENYIKHRHEPIIPRQDEWPVVKLARERKDFVKKVAEMAEKRVLSLTGDNPEILKEELETTLYREKLRIKQNPWAVDPDDEAQFWNEVKQALLQINTDSHLRKAGKAKAYREVLQKITNRYSAEIASNFKASHYKFTRRVVTFGFSRLLNAARVKGFKSIFSNQYTLQDKIQITGHTDQIRDLATKGTIVMVPTHFSNLDSILIGWIISVLGMPPFIYGAGLNLFNISIFAYFMNALGAYKVDRRKKNLLYLETLKSYSKEAIQFGCHSLFFPGGTRSRSGMIESKLKLGLLSTAIEAQRANFENGINDVSGKIFIVPVTINYHFVLEAPGLIRDYLSMTGQERYYKENDEFSTSYKISKFLVKFFTKGSDISVSIGQAMDVLGNYVDQDGNSLDKRGRIIHTRDYFVSEGKVTVDPQREEEYTHMLGKRIVEEFHRINRVFSSHLVAFVAFEMLKARNSKLDLFDLIRLPEEEISIPYEEFKAACQLVMDKILELKSQNLIDVAPHLNRSMDEIIHHGLDNVGMYHAKRPLIRSTKGDILTEDMSLLYFYHNRLHGYGLEKLF; translated from the coding sequence TTGGAGGAGAATTATATTAAACATCGGCATGAGCCCATTATCCCCAGACAGGATGAATGGCCTGTGGTAAAACTGGCCCGAGAGCGGAAGGACTTTGTGAAAAAAGTAGCCGAAATGGCTGAAAAGCGTGTTTTATCCTTGACTGGAGATAATCCGGAAATATTAAAGGAAGAGTTGGAAACGACGCTTTACCGTGAAAAATTACGTATCAAGCAAAATCCATGGGCTGTAGACCCGGATGATGAAGCGCAATTTTGGAATGAAGTGAAGCAGGCTTTGCTTCAAATCAACACGGATAGCCACCTTCGAAAAGCAGGAAAAGCCAAGGCCTATCGTGAGGTTCTTCAGAAAATTACCAACCGATATTCAGCCGAGATCGCTTCAAATTTCAAGGCCTCACATTACAAGTTTACCCGAAGGGTGGTCACTTTTGGTTTTTCCCGATTGCTGAATGCCGCAAGAGTCAAGGGGTTTAAATCCATCTTTAGTAACCAATATACTCTTCAGGATAAAATCCAGATTACGGGCCATACTGATCAGATTCGCGATTTGGCTACTAAGGGTACGATTGTTATGGTTCCCACACACTTTTCCAATCTGGATAGTATTCTGATTGGATGGATCATTTCTGTTTTGGGAATGCCGCCTTTCATTTATGGGGCAGGACTAAACCTGTTCAATATTTCCATTTTTGCCTACTTTATGAATGCCCTTGGGGCTTATAAAGTAGATCGAAGAAAGAAAAACCTCCTTTATCTGGAGACTCTAAAAAGCTATTCCAAGGAAGCAATCCAGTTTGGATGTCATAGTTTATTTTTCCCGGGAGGGACTCGTTCTCGCAGTGGAATGATAGAGTCCAAGCTTAAGTTAGGCTTGCTCAGCACTGCTATTGAAGCGCAGCGGGCCAATTTCGAAAATGGAATCAATGACGTTTCAGGAAAGATTTTCATCGTTCCAGTGACTATTAATTATCATTTTGTATTAGAAGCACCAGGACTGATCCGAGATTACCTCAGTATGACTGGTCAGGAGCGATACTATAAGGAAAACGATGAGTTTTCCACTTCTTACAAAATCTCCAAATTCTTAGTGAAGTTCTTTACCAAAGGATCAGATATTTCTGTGTCTATTGGACAGGCAATGGATGTTTTGGGAAATTATGTGGATCAAGATGGCAATAGTTTAGATAAACGAGGCAGAATCATTCATACCCGAGATTACTTTGTTTCGGAAGGAAAAGTCACAGTGGATCCGCAGCGGGAGGAAGAATATACCCACATGCTCGGTAAACGAATTGTGGAGGAATTCCACCGGATCAACCGAGTTTTCAGTTCTCATCTTGTAGCATTTGTGGCTTTTGAAATGCTCAAGGCTCGAAATAGCAAACTTGATCTGTTTGATTTGATCCGTTTGCCGGAGGAAGAAATCAGCATTCCCTATGAGGAGTTTAAGGCTGCTTGCCAACTGGTAATGGATAAGATTTTGGAATTAAAATCTCAAAACTTAATTGATGTAGCTCCTCATTTGAATAGATCCATGGATGAAATAATCCATCATGGACTGGACAACGTGGGAATGTACCATGCCAAGCGACCGTTGATTAGATCAACGAAAGGAGATATTCTCACGGAGGATATGAGCTTGCTTTATTTTTATCACAATAGACTTCATGGATATGGCCTCGAAAAACTCTTCTAA
- a CDS encoding DUF4199 domain-containing protein has protein sequence MKSFKIEIKWGILFTLSGIIWAVLEKSLGWHDALLEKHATYTLFYAPIAIAIYVFALLDKKKNHYSGEMNYLQGLISGLVVTVVVLILTPLSQYVTHEFISPDYFTNISTLTVSQGQMTMEEAEAHFTLENYIVQSLIFAAFMGLLTSAVVALFTRGKARA, from the coding sequence ATGAAATCCTTTAAAATCGAAATCAAATGGGGGATTCTTTTTACCCTTTCTGGTATTATATGGGCAGTTTTGGAAAAAAGTCTAGGTTGGCATGATGCCCTTCTCGAAAAGCACGCCACCTACACGCTTTTTTATGCTCCAATTGCCATCGCCATTTACGTTTTCGCTCTTTTGGATAAGAAAAAGAACCACTACAGCGGTGAAATGAATTACCTACAAGGTCTTATTTCTGGACTTGTAGTGACGGTGGTTGTTCTTATTCTTACTCCCCTCAGTCAATATGTAACTCATGAATTCATTTCGCCTGATTATTTTACCAACATCAGCACGTTAACAGTGTCTCAGGGTCAAATGACGATGGAAGAAGCGGAAGCCCATTTTACTCTGGAAAATTACATAGTTCAATCTTTGATTTTTGCCGCATTTATGGGGTTATTGACTTCTGCAGTCGTTGCACTATTTACTCGAGGGAAAGCAAGGGCTTAG
- a CDS encoding polyprenyl synthetase family protein, with the protein MKPDLKQIQVPIESEMAQFEHKFRDFMKSKVKLLDHITNYIVKRKGKQMRPMFVFLTAGVCGTINESTHRGAALIELLHTASLVHDDVVDDANYRRGFFSVNALWKNKIAVLVGDYLLSRGLLLSVEHGDFHLLRIVSNAVKEMSEGELLQSYKARKLDVDEEVYYEIIRQKTASLIASCCSVGASSVAREEAIIEKMRLFGEKVGMAFQIKDDLFDYGEDEIGKPVGIDIKEKKMTLPLIFALRNADWLTKRRIIHLIRNKSDDKKAVNEVIDFVKKSGGLDYAKSKMDAFYQEALSILDSFPDSEYKSALTALVSYTIERKK; encoded by the coding sequence ATGAAACCAGACCTGAAACAAATACAAGTCCCTATTGAATCCGAAATGGCTCAGTTTGAGCATAAGTTTCGGGACTTCATGAAAAGTAAGGTCAAGCTCCTCGACCACATCACCAATTACATCGTCAAACGCAAAGGAAAGCAGATGCGCCCGATGTTTGTCTTTCTTACCGCGGGTGTTTGTGGTACTATCAACGAATCTACCCATCGAGGTGCCGCGCTAATCGAATTGCTACATACCGCCTCACTTGTACACGATGATGTGGTGGATGATGCTAACTACCGAAGGGGATTTTTCTCGGTTAATGCACTTTGGAAAAATAAAATCGCAGTATTGGTCGGGGATTATTTATTATCTCGAGGATTACTGCTGAGTGTTGAACATGGGGATTTTCATCTGCTCCGGATCGTATCCAACGCAGTCAAGGAAATGTCTGAAGGGGAACTTTTGCAAAGCTACAAAGCCCGAAAGCTAGATGTGGATGAGGAAGTTTACTATGAAATCATTCGGCAAAAAACAGCAAGTTTGATCGCTTCCTGCTGTTCGGTGGGAGCATCCAGCGTAGCCAGAGAGGAAGCAATCATTGAAAAGATGAGGCTTTTCGGAGAAAAAGTCGGAATGGCTTTTCAAATCAAGGATGACTTATTTGACTATGGAGAGGATGAAATCGGCAAGCCCGTAGGAATTGATATCAAAGAGAAAAAGATGACACTTCCGCTCATTTTTGCACTCCGGAATGCGGACTGGCTGACAAAGCGGAGAATTATCCACCTTATCCGAAATAAATCAGATGATAAAAAAGCGGTTAATGAAGTCATTGATTTCGTGAAGAAGAGTGGTGGATTAGACTATGCTAAATCTAAAATGGATGCCTTTTACCAAGAAGCTCTTTCCATCTTAGATTCTTTTCCGGACTCTGAATACAAATCCGCCCTAACGGCTTTGGTGAGCTATACCATCGAACGAAAAAAATAA